GAGGGCAAGGGGGCGCCAGCCCCCAGTGAATTTACATTTTTCAGTGTTAAAATTTTGGATTTTTTGACTTTTCTCCCGGTGGATTttcttttttgccccaaaacctacatattttgccaaaAACCTTCTAATTATgcctaaatttctctaaattttgCCCTAAAAGCTTCAAATTTTACCCATAAATCTTCAAGTTTTGTCTAAAACCTCCATATTATGCCTAAAAACCTTcaatttttgccccaaaacctccgtaTTTTACCCAAAAAACTTGCTACAGTTTTAATGTTTTTTTTGCCTCGGTGAAAAAATGCTGGTTCCGCCACTGCTTGTGATACCACGTTATACGATACGTACACGTGCATGAACAAAACGATCGAGGGGGTGATTGCTGGAGATAATCAGTTAAGTGTCTCACATAGGAATTTGGTAGAAACTAAAGTATGCATATAAGCTTAGCGTAACCTTCCTCTATCACCAATTAAGTTAGAGTACTAAAGAACTTATGGGCTTATATGTTTTACATGTTGGTGGGCCTAAAAACAAtcatacaaatggtatcagagcgagGTCGTACGGGTGTAATCATTGTGGCAACGACAGTCCAAATCGGGGCGACTTTGGCCGTGACCAGGGGAGAGGTCGTGGGTCCGTGACAAGTCGAGATGTAAATGAACGTGTCCGAGAAAAAAAGTAACCGTACGTGATATAAGTGCATGAACAAACTGATTGAGAGAGTGATTATTGGAGGTAATCGATTTGTGTGTGTCCTACATCGAATATGAGAAGATAAAAGTGTAAGCGTATAAGCTTAGGGGAATCTCCCTTTTTCACCAATCGGTTTTAGAGTAGGGAACTCGTGGGCTTCTATGTTATACATGTTGTTAAAAACgatcatacacacacacatacacacacacacacacacacacacatatatatatatatatatatatatatatatatatatatatatatatatatagtcaaaagttcaaacgagaacaacAAAAAGGGCGAGAACTACGAGAACTTTTAATATACAACGATTTTCACATGTGAGTAGATTGAATCACCCTTAAATGTCGATGGAGAGTagtaatgaacataaaatagtttgaaaaaacttatattttccatatataatcaaatatatagtttctcgttcacgtGTGCATCTTTGTTTGTGTAACATATGAACATTTCATATTATTAACAATTTAAaatgtaatttgtggtaatgaacatatgtttatTCATGATATAAACATTaattaacatttacatgtaatttgttgcctttaaatgcataaaaagtatgaaattaaaaagttctcgcaattctcgccctttttgtggttctcgtttgaacctttatatatatatatatatatatatatatatatatatatatatatatatatatatatatatataacttacttTTCCCATTTATACTCCATCTGTTCCAAATTGATATTTTTGCTTTGATTTTATTCTTTTAGTTTTGATTTTAAATAATATttttcatattatataatatttgatgaaatttatataataaattaaatgttgTATATGTATTTTCATTTGATATAACTTTAATCAAGAATTGTGTAACACAACAaattatttaaagtcaaagttaaagCATGACAACCACGTAGGCTTGCTTGAGTGGTCACCGAGTTGTCCAATGAATTACACCACCCGGATTCAATTCCTGGCTataccaaattgttcaaaaagggagtgtgactagagaatGCGCATAATGCCCAATTCACCCGTACCAGTTCTCACGCTCGGGGGGTTTGATTACCCGAGATTTTACATTCTATGAGGGAGCCAATGTGCTTGTCATAGAAGAGTTTACTCgcttataaaaaataaaataaagtatgATTATTAAATTGGGACATAGAGAGTATTACTTTAtcaatattgataaataagaatacTTCACGTAAGTTCTATACATTATTTTTCGCATACATTATTTTTCGCGGACATATGTATTATGTTTGTTTTGTTGCTTGTTTATtcgaaaattaattttttttttcaaatcactAAATCACGTCATTTTATAgataattttatcaacttttttAAGATTTTAAGTTGTATCAATTCTTACTATATATTGAGCCGAACTTCCAAGTGAATACAAatatggaaagaaaaaaaaaagatagtctggggtgtgtttgggtgacgagcttgttggagcttatgagagcttataggagcttgagcttatgattttaataagctccaagtcataagcttcgtttggtagagaaaaaaagtagagcttatgaaaatcataagctctgaaaaaataagctacctttggtagcttatgaaaaaaaagtagagcttatggactggaaaataagctccagctagtttaccaaatacttataaaaaataataagctctagctaccagcttaaaaaataagctccagctccagctctatctcataagctccaactccaactccagctccagctactttcatccaaacacaccctagaCATACAAAAGCTTTACAAAAAAAGAAAAATATGTACACAACTATTTAAGCCGCAGGAGACCGGTATGAGAAATAACAAAGCATGAAATGTGATTTGTACATGAATCATGTCATGTCATTTTGTAAATGTTTATTTATAAACATTTTGTAACTATAGAACTTTTTATAGATTTTTCAAACATAGCTTTAAAAACTATGTTTAAGaacaaatataatatatatacattttgtaTATTGAGTTGGTTAAGAGTAATGAATGAttagttattaaaaattaataatcatTTCATACATGATTATAGTTTTTAAAGATAACTCTAAGTCATCTTTAGATAAAGGGCATAATATTAATTTCATAATTCACTTTAACTGTCATTTCATGCATGTTTACAATTCTCAAAAATAACCCTAAGTCATCTTAAGATAAAAAGTATTTTTTTCAAtttcataatttatatttaattgtaaatTAAGTACTTATATTGTACAAGTGTCTAATACTAATTAGTACAATTTATAATGAATATAGGGTGAATGGTTGCCCTTTGGAAGAGTTTAAGATTGGAAGAGGTGTTCGTCAAGGTGGTCCTCTTTCTCCCTTCCTTTTTATTATTTGATTGGAAGATTTACACGTTGCGATTATGAATCTCATTGATCATAACATGTTTAAGGGCTTAACTGTTGGAAACAATGATCAACGAGTCCTTATGTCCCGCAGTTTCTTTGCGGACGATACACTTTTTATAGGGGAATGGAAAGACTCTAATTTAGGAATCTCATTACTATCTTGAATTGTTTTTACATGGTCTCGAGTTTGCAGGTAAATGTTCATAAATCAAATCTCCTAGGGATCGGAATTCCAACTAAACCGAGTCGCTACCATGTTTGATTGTGTTGCCGCATCATTCCCTTCTACGTATTTAGGCACCCCCACTGGCGTGAATATGAAACTTATTGAGATTTGGAGCCCTATTATTACTAAAGTTCAAAAACGTTTAGCTACATGGAAGATGAAACTCTTATCGTTTGGAGGGCGTTTAACATTGATAAAATCTGTTTTGGGAGCTCTTAGAACTTATTATATTTCTATTTTTAAAGCGCCTAAGGGTGTTTTAAAGTGCCTTACATCATTACGATCTAATTTCTTATGGGGTGGAATCAGAGAAGACCATAAAATTCATTTGGTTAAATGAAGCGATATTCTTAAAAGCATAAATAAAGGTGGCCTTAGGTTTGTTAGTTTTGACTCTCTCAATTTACCACTCCTCTACAAATGGAGGTGGAGGTACGTTTTTTGAAAAAATTGGCTTTGAGTTACGGTCAAAAAAGCTACACATGGTACGCAATCAGATGACATTAACCCACCAATCAGTCTAACTGTTGCTGGATTTTGGATGCTATTAATCATTTTCTGGTTGATCTTCATCTGCGCAAACCAGCCTTATGTAATCTTTTCTCGATTAAAGTTGGCAATGGTATTAACACTATGTTTTGATACAACAATTAGTTGAATGGTTCATCTCCTCGTGTTCTTTTTCCTCGTCCTTTTGCTCTTGAACTGGATAAGTCATGTTCGACAGAGGATAGACACACGAGTGAAGGGTGGACTTGAAACTGGAGAAGACAGTTAAGGGGCGGGGCTGAATCGCAATAGCTATCTGAGTTACAAACTGCTATTGATCTATCACTTTTTCATCTTCTATTGATTCTTGGGTATGTTCATCGCTTTCAAATGGCATTTTCATTGTTAGTGTGTTTCGGAAATACTTTGATCAATCGACAATGGGTTCTAGTCCTACGCACTGGTGTAAGGTTGTTCCACCTAACATTAATTTTTTCATGTGGCGTACTCGTTGCAACATGTTGCCAGATAAATGTAATTTGCTCGATAAAGGTGTGGTAATCCCAAATTTGATGTGTTCTTGTTGTGAAATCGCCTCAAATGCTTGGTCTTATATTGCTTCGTGAATTGGCATCAATCTTTCCATTCGGCAATCGGTTGAATATATGTGGCAATGGATCTTATCTGCTAGTCATAATCAGATGGAAGTTTTTATCTTGAAAGCAGTTTGTTATGCAACCCTTTGGACTCTTTGGCGTTTCAAAAACGCAAGcacttttgatctcaaaattcaagaAGTGTCAGCATTTTAGATTCGATTGTCTTATCCTTCTTTTGAATGACTTTCATCTCATTATAAGAAAACTAATCTTAATTGGACTCTTTGGCGTTTCAAAAACGCAAGcacttttgatctcaaaattcaagaAGTGTCAGCATTTTAGATTCGATTGTCTTATCCTTCTTTTGAATGACTTTCATCTCATTATAAGAAAACTAATCTTAATTGAAATGTATAATCACAAAACCCTCTTTTATCTTTGTAATTTTCTAGCTTCTTGGTAGCTTTTTATATATAATTTCAGCTATTCCAAAAAAAAATTTATACTGAATATAAATCTTTACTACAAAAAGAATACTAAACGAACTGTCAAATGTAACTACGACATACAAAAACAATCAACATTCATTTCATAATTTCTTTTCCTTTCCTTTTCTTTCATCCTCGATAAAATAACCAAAAACAGTCTGTTTATCTATTCTACAGTATATAATACCCCATATAGAAACAATAGATATATAGATAGAATATAAATAGATATTCAAATATTAAGAACAAAACACATAATCCCTTCGGATTCTAATAATCTAAACTTAATAAGAGTAATAAAACTAGATTCAACCCCCCAAATTAATACTCCGTCATATTTTTATATAACCAACCCTTTCAAATTAAACGCCGTCAATAGTCGTTAACTAACCATTAACTTTCATCACCCGACGATTCCGGACTCGGATACTCATTCAAATCCGTATTAAGAAAAACCCGACCCGTATCTTTCAATTCCCGGTTCTGATTTTGTAAAGCATCAACTTTAGCCCCTACTTCCGTAGCCTTTTTCCGTATAGCCGCAGCGGATCGATCATCGATATCGATCTCTCCGTCGGAATCAATACACTCCGGAAAATTGAGCCTAGCAGACGGACCACGGAGGTAAAACACGGCCGTGTCGTACGCACGTGCGGCGGCAACCGGAGACGAATAAGAACCTAACCAAATACGTGAACGTTTATTGGGTTCACGTATTTCAGCTACCCATTTACCCCACTTTCGCATGCGAATTCCTCTGTAGGGTTTGTTGGGTTCAATTTGGTGTTTAGGTTTGGATGAACATGTGGCGGCGCCGGCGCCGGTGGGTGATGAGTGGTTGTTCATTGTGGGCGGCGAAtgtgtgagttttttttttttttttataaaataataaaattaaagaaaGAAGAAGTGGAATTATTTATGGGAGGGAAGTGAGAAGAGAGAGCACGCATGATAATGGTGACAAGTGTGTTGGGTGGTTATAGTTGGGTGGGGATTGTTGTCGAGTCGGCACAGCCGCTacgtttgtttttattttatatattttttaatattattttattttggTGTTTAGGATAAGTCTAAAACATGACCGACACATACTATCAAATGTGACATTGGAGACTTTGAAGGTTAATCATAACGCTTATTTTGTAGCATGGATATTTTTGACAAATTAGCTGGTAACTGTTAGCTATTAAGTGTTAGTTTTAGCTTTTAATTTATGGTTGATAGTTGATAGTTGAtagttttttaaatatatattttggtaCTTTGTAGAATGGCTGAAATTTTTAAATAAATAGTAAAATGATAAAAAATCTAGAAGTTAAATGCTACTTCTTGTAGCTTTTAATTTTTTCGCTCTATCTAAAACCTTTAAACTCTTTTAACTAAACAGAACATTTTATTAATAGGAGTTTTTACATAAAATTTAAAAGTTAAAATTTCCTAAAAGTTTCACTCTAAACATACTCTATGTCGGATGGTTTTGAAGGTTATAAGAAGGTTAATATTTGTAAATAGGGTCTAGACGAGTAGAGTTGAAATTGAGTTCGACTACGATAAGTCCAACTAATTTAGAATTTAAAGACGTCGAATTCAAGCTTGAATCGTTTTATATTCATATAAGTTTCGAGTTGGGCTCAAATTTGACTCGTATATGCACGTATTGATTACGCATGTATTTGACTTTAAAATGACAATTGTTAAATTATTCATCATATTTAATGCACATATATTACCCAACAACCGATTCTCGGACATTGCAAAAGATCAAGTAATTTTAACATTTAGTTCTTCATATGTGTCAATTGAGCAAATATGTTCACAATGACCATGATAAATATATCGTATTAGAACTTTAGATTTAAGTTTGTCTCTTACCGCAACAATATACTAAGATGTGTCAATTGGACAAATATCTCGTATTAGAACTCTACATTTTTGTTTGATTCTTACcgcaacaatatctcatagcaagaATTGTGCATCTTTCGCACAACGGACTTAATAAATCATGAGGAGTTTAATGACAATACATTATTATTTACAATATcattataaacataataataaatactccgcgataattataattatgattaaatACACATAAATTTAAATACACATTAATATAAGCTCGCGAGTTTATTCGAGTTTAATATAAGATGCTTGAAGTCAAAATGTTCACGCTCAAGCTCAACCTCGTTTAAGTGCGGGTTAGTATGTCTTTTTAGCAATTCGATGTCAAGTAACTCACTAGTAGCTCACTTTATTGACACTCATATTTACTATTTATAAGAAGAAGATGAAAGTTAATGATTTGTTTAAGGATTAAATTTCGTGATATAGAATAAACTGAATATACTTTGTTTCACAAATTTCATACAATATAGCTTTAGTGTTTGACGGTTTACCCATAAACCGTAGGTTTTGCTAGTGTTTGTTTGAAAATAAGATAAAAATGAACGAATTTTAGTGTTGAGTTAATACAATTGTTATGTTGCACGATTCTGTTTGGGACAATTTTTACTCAATCTCAAAAGGTTTATGGTTTTGAGATTTGAAAACCATTTACATTTGATTATATTAGTATTGATTCGAGTTTAGTTATTTTGATTTTGAGCACATTAATTAAGGTGTGTTTGTTTAACTCTTAATTTAAATAGTTCAGtgctgaatgttgaaccattcagcatttAACGCGTTTGTTTCCGATCTCTGCATGACATATGATACTGGAATGATTCAGAATTCAGTGTTGAACTATTCAGAGttaaaacactctcttaaccactaAGAGCACATGGTGTCTGTAGTCCATTTCGGTGTCCCGAAAATGGAAGCCGAAATTGACTAACACTAACATAGGTGGAGGTGTCCACAGTGTCCATTTCGGTgtccatttttatttttaattttttgtaattaaattttaatatgTTTTTTTATTAATTATTGTTTTATATTATTCATAATACCTTTTTATTATATATTTCTTTATAAATAACGacattaaattaaataaacaaataaacATAACAAAAATAAGTTGAGTACATATCACTCCCCAATTTTTAATATCTTTGACCCACTTTTTATTTTAAGCTTATTTGAAACTCATGATTATTATTTTAAGGCCCAAAAACCTTAATAAAAAAACATCACATCCACATGTACCTCTTCTTCAgctttctttttcatcttccataaAACTTGCAAAAAATACAACAAAATCGCACATAAATTattgacaaaattgctgaaatggtccatgtggtttgtaccaaaatgctggttTCGTCCATGTGcttttttttttgatggatttggtcccggtggtttataaaagttgctgatttagtccctctgaccgacggccgtcaaaaaaggccgttaagtccagtcatgtgccagacatgtgagggtattttcgtcagtttcattcatttattagcaaaattgctgaaatggtccctgtggtttgtactaaAATTGTTGAAATAGTCCCTGTAGTTTGTCTTTCCATTAAAAAAACATCATCACCTCTCTTCATCTTCATCCCC
This genomic window from Rutidosis leptorrhynchoides isolate AG116_Rl617_1_P2 chromosome 2, CSIRO_AGI_Rlap_v1, whole genome shotgun sequence contains:
- the LOC139890302 gene encoding ethylene-responsive transcription factor ERF010-like, with translation MNNHSSPTGAGAATCSSKPKHQIEPNKPYRGIRMRKWGKWVAEIREPNKRSRIWLGSYSSPVAAARAYDTAVFYLRGPSARLNFPECIDSDGEIDIDDRSAAAIRKKATEVGAKVDALQNQNRELKDTGRVFLNTDLNEYPSPESSGDES